A segment of the Sandaracinaceae bacterium genome:
GACGGGGTGATCGCGAAGCCCGAGTCGTTGACGTACCAGCCCAAGAAGCGGGCGATGCTGAAGATCAAGCACGTGCGCACGTGTGACGTGGTCGTGGCCGGCTTCCGCTGGCACAAGAAGGGCCCCGGGGAGCTGATCGGATCGCTCCTGCTCGGGCTCTACGATCTCGAGGGCGGGCTGCACCACGTCGGGGTGACGAGCTCGTTCAAGATGGATCAGCGGCGCGCCCTCGCGGAGGAGCTGGAGCCGCTGCGCGAAGGCGCGCTCGACGGGCACCCGTGGGCCGACTGGGCGCGGGCGCAGGGGGAGACGCGTCAGCCGGGCATGCAGAGCCGCTGGAGCGCGGGCAAGGACCTCTCCTGGGAGCCGCTCCGGATCGAGCGCGTGTGCGAGGTGAAGTTCGACCACCTGCAGGGCGAGCGCTTCCGCCACGCGGCGACGTTTCTCCACTGGCGGCACGACAAGGCGCCCGAGGAGTGCCGCTACGATCAGATCGCGGACGTGCCCCCGTACGACCTGGAGCGGATCTTCGCCGGCGCGCCCGATCTATGATGGGGCATGCGCTTGGCTCGCCCCACTCGACACTGCCTGCCCTCTCTTCTGCTCCTGCTGCCGCTCATCGCGCGCCCCGCCGCGGCGCAGGAGCGCACCGTCTTCGACTTCTCGGCCCCCGCGGCGGGCCAGCGCGGCGACTACGAGGCGAGCGCGGGCGCCGAGGTCGCCGAGGGCCAGGGGCGCCTCGCG
Coding sequences within it:
- a CDS encoding ATP-dependent DNA ligase produces the protein MARTFTPQTLPFGPPVAPMLAKIAAAIPRAGAHLFEPKWDGFRTLVFRDGDQLHLQSRDQKPMLRYFPELSAPMLAQLPDACVLDGELILALDDRLDFEALQMRIHPAKSRVTELAERTPASFVAFDLLALGGEDLRERPMSERRERLESALASVRDPLFVTPVTRDPDEAERWFRRFEGAGLDGVIAKPESLTYQPKKRAMLKIKHVRTCDVVVAGFRWHKKGPGELIGSLLLGLYDLEGGLHHVGVTSSFKMDQRRALAEELEPLREGALDGHPWADWARAQGETRQPGMQSRWSAGKDLSWEPLRIERVCEVKFDHLQGERFRHAATFLHWRHDKAPEECRYDQIADVPPYDLERIFAGAPDL